The genomic region ATATAGCAGGTTATGATGTATTTGGACATGGAGGAACTATCCCGCCTTTTTATTCAGAAATGAAAATAGTCCCTGAAGCTGGTACAGCCGTATTTTTAGCTTCTAACGATAATACAGGTAACAATGAAGTTCTCACAGATTTAAGCATAGAAATAATTAAACTTTTATTAGGTACAAAGATTGATGAACCCAAAAGTCCTCAATTCCGTCCTATTCAAAAAGAAGATATTAGCCAATTATCAGGCTATTATATGATGGGTAATATTGGATTACTTCATATCCATGATAAAGAAGGAAAACTTGTTGCTAATATCCCGGATATAATAGAGAACACTGAAATACTTATTACAGAAGACAATGTTGTTTACCTGGGAGAAACAGGAATAACATTACATCCTATTGTGAACAAATATGCAGACTTTATTGGTTATCAAGAAAAATTTTTCATGGGTCCCGTCACAAAGAGTATGCCCTCAGTTATATCAGAAACATGGAAGAATAGATTAGGTACCTATACATCTAATGGATTATTCGAGGAACTTATTCTAAGTTATGATACTAAGAGCGACTTACTATTAATGAAAGCCCAGTCTTCTGATCTTGGGACTCTTAATGTCTCTCTGGATATCATCAATGATGAACTATTAAGGGTACAAGGTTTAGGTCGCAATAATGGCAATATATTAGAATACCATCAAGAAGGCAGTGTTGATTACTTAAACTACGCGGGAATAGAGTTCTACAAAAACAATAATTAAAATTCCTGTTTAAGGTAGTCCCTAGGGACTACCTTAAAATGTGGTTATTTAACGAAATCAATAGTAACGATACAAAGACCGCACTGTAATGTTGGCTGATTACGATAGTAGCCATACTTCTTATCCCATTCACCAGAATTAAGATCCTTTTTTAATCTATCAATCAAACGAGTCTCCGTTTCTGTATCTATAAAACCCCAGGCCGATTGGGCCTTGCGCACTTCTGATTCAAGAAAAGCTTCTGGTCTAGCATAAAAGGCTTCTTGAAATCCATCTTCACAATCTCGGGGTACATCTACATACTGACATTGGAATGTATCCTTAGGTAAACAAGACTGGATAGCCTTCAGTTTAGGATATCTACGTCCTTCCACAGCCAGTACTTCCGGGAAATATTCTTTACTCCAGTAAGAGTCTAGTCGATCGGGATCGAAGGTTAAAATAACAAGACGCTTCTTTGTCACCCGTTTAATTTCTTCCAAACCCGCTTTCAGATCTGGCCAGTGATGTATAGTTAAAGAAGCCATAGCCGCATCAAAGCTATTATCATCAAAGGGTAACTTATCAGCTGTAGCCTCTATGGCGGCATGTAACCCCTTGGCCAAGCGAGTCTCTCTCATAGATTGAGAGGGTTCAACAGCAGTGACATCCATAGTAGTAGGTTCATAAGCTCCTGACCCGGCTCCAATATTAACAAGAGTGTTAACCTCACCCAGGGAAGCAAGAAGAGCTTTAGCTATATTGGGATCAGGCTTACGAATGTTAGTGTAATCAGGTTTATTACTATCGTAATCGTATGCAGGCTTATCAAAAAACATATTGTTCTCCTATTAATCATTAAAATTATTGAGTTATGCTTTTCTTCTATGAAGTGTTAGAAAGGAGATTTAGAAGTAAATCCATTACTCTCTTAGTATTCATGAACATATATTAATTTACAATAATCTTTGAGACTAGAAAAGAAAAAGCACCAGTAATCATCTGGTGCTTGTACGCATTATTTGATTGCCTGAAGTTGCCATCTTTGTCGACCGGAATCATCATCGACACCCCATAGATCTACAAGAACTCCATCATTTGTACAACTTAGGTATTTACGTCCCCCGTTAACACCTGCATAAATAGCAATATTACAGGTAAAAGGAGTTGGACAAGAGGTAACAGGAGTAATGACCCATTGCTGGCGTCCACTTCCATCATCAACTCCATATAAATCGACTTTAGATCCATCAATAGTCGTACTTAAATAACGTCTATCATTGTTCACACCCTTTTCAACACAAATATGATAAACATTTGCTTTTCCAGGGATGGGCTCGATTCCCCAGCGCTGTCTACCAGAGCCATCATCAACACTCCAAAGATCAACCTTGGTTCCATCTTCTACACAGCTCAAGAGACTTCTGTTAGTCCCTAATCCTCTCAGGATTTGAAGATTAAACATCCCTTTAATGGGACTAACCCGATCATCGTTATGATCAAAGAAAATCTCTTTAGCCAAGCCTGCAAACCCTTCTTCCATACCCATTTTATTCTCCTTATCTTTTTATTATTGAGATATAGAGATAGACACCAAAAAAGGAATTAAAGTTCATTTAATATTTGTACTTGTATTGTAACATCCAATCGTAGATGTTTTGATCAAAGGGATCATAATCGGAAGATTCCTTTCCCATACCACTACTGTTGTACACCTTTGTCCAACAATTATGCCCGACTCCTGGGAATATAGTGAGCTTTGCTTTTGTGGTGGGTGAAGGTGTTAGATTATTATATGCTTTTACAAGGTTTATAGATTTCTCGACATTTATCTCTTTATCAGAATCCCCATGAAAGACCCACAAAGGAACATCTCTTAAATTATTAACATCATTTGTGTCCACTTTACCACAAAGAGGCACCGCTGCAGCAATACCTGCACGACTGCCATACTTTTTAAGATAAGTGTAAAGCCCCTCACCACCCATACTTAAACCAGTAAGATATATTCGCGAGGCATTAATACGATATGTATTTTGAAGGTATGCTATAAACTCAGCAAGTTCTAAAGCTTTCCATTTTGAACCTGTTGGTATTTGAGGAGTGGCTACAATAAAGGGAAAGGAAGGAGACCAAGTGCCTTCCTCAATCATTTCCTGGGGACCATATTTGAGAACCCTCTCTAGTTGAGAAGTACTACCATCACCCCGTTCTCCTGAACCATGGAGTGAAATCAGTAAAGGATAAGCCATGTCCGTATCATCATACCCTCCTGGAATATAAACGTAATGTCCATAGGGTGATGCAGATTCTTTGGCGAAAGGATATTGATAATGAGTTCCCCCAGTATCATGAGGTAAATCTCTTAGATCCTCTCCGAAACTAGCATAGCCAACATACAACTGACATGATGTTGCAGAAGATAAAAAGAGCACATATATGATGATTGACCAAGCAATTGATTTAACCTTCATAATATTCATAACATATACCTTTTAGCTTTAAGAAACTAAATATATAGTGATTTTTTTTAATATATAGTTCATTTAGTGAATACGAAAAGACTGGATTTTATCTATTATTTCAGGATCCGGACAGGATCATGTAAGCTGTTAAGAATTATCCTTAGCCTTTTGAAAATACTCACCTGCTTTATCTGGGTCATTATGGACACGCTCATATAGAATACCCAACAGATTCCATCCATCAGCATAATGGGAATTGATTTCAACAGAACGTTTAAAACATTCCTCCGCCTTAGTCATATCATCATAATTATTGCCATAGAGGACTCCCAAACTTGACCAGGCTTTAAAATTATCAGGTTCAATGGATATTAGCTTTTCAAGACATTCCAGACTTTTCCCGGCATCACCCATTTCGTT from Spirochaeta cellobiosiphila DSM 17781 harbors:
- a CDS encoding class I SAM-dependent methyltransferase, which translates into the protein MFFDKPAYDYDSNKPDYTNIRKPDPNIAKALLASLGEVNTLVNIGAGSGAYEPTTMDVTAVEPSQSMRETRLAKGLHAAIEATADKLPFDDNSFDAAMASLTIHHWPDLKAGLEEIKRVTKKRLVILTFDPDRLDSYWSKEYFPEVLAVEGRRYPKLKAIQSCLPKDTFQCQYVDVPRDCEDGFQEAFYARPEAFLESEVRKAQSAWGFIDTETETRLIDRLKKDLNSGEWDKKYGYYRNQPTLQCGLCIVTIDFVK